The bacterium DNA window CCGCTCAACCACCTGACCCTGGTTCCTCAGGGCGACCGGCACAACGGTCAATTCAGGATCACGGTGACCGTCATGGACGACGAGGGGCGGTTATCACCGGTTCAGCAGAAAGAGCCGGTGGTGGTGGCGATCCCGGCAGCGGATCTCGAGCAGGCCATGGGGCAGCACTTCTCCTACGACCTGCAGTTGGTGATGCGCAAGGGCGTGAACAGGCTGGCGGTGGGCGTTCGCGACGAAATCGGGGGCGAGACCTCCTTCGTCCACGACACGATCCGCGTCGGCGGCTAGCGGCTCAGGACAGCGTCTCGGCCAGGGCGCGCCAAGCCCGTCCGCGGTGGCCGATCTCGTCCTTGCGGGCGTCGCCCAGCTCGGCGTAGCTGCGCGACTCGCCTTCGGGTTGAAAGACCGGATCCCAGCCGAAGCCGTGATCTCCGCGCGGAGGCAGGACGAGCCGGCCTTCGGTACGGCCTTCTCCCGAGACCGTCTCCTCGCCGTCGTACAGAACCAACAGGCAGACGGCCCTGGCGCCGGGCTCGTCGAGCGCTGCCGCGGTTCGGGCAATTCCCTCGGCGCCGACCGCATCCAGCATCCACTTGACCAGAGGACCGGGAAAACCGTTCAAAGCCGAGAGCTCGAGGCCGGTCTCCTCGACGATCACCGGCCGCTCGAGCCGGCGCCAGGCTTCGAGCGCTTTCTCGCGAGCTACCTCGGCCAGGTCGTCGGACTGAATCTCGGGTAAGTCGATCGCCACGTGGCGCATGGGGAAGCCGCAGATCCGCTCGGCCTCGGCGACCTTGTTGGGATTGCCGGTCACCAGGGTGGCCTGGTCGAGGCGCCGCCGCGCCCTCTCGGAGATCATTGCGGCGGTGCCCCCTGTCCGGGGCGCAGCGTCCGAATCTCCTCGATCAGCGCCTCGACCTGCACGCGCAGATCCGCAAGGCTGCCGTCGTTCGGCACGACCCGGTGCGCGGCTCGCTCGCGCATAGCACGGTCGGCCTGCGCCTCGAGCCGGGCGCGAGCATCGCTCTCGGAGAGCCCACGGGCGACGGCACGTCGAATCCGCCGCTCGGTGTCCGCCTCCACGGTCACTACGAGATCGAAATCCGGGGCATAGCCGGCCTCGACGAGGAGAGTGGCCTCCAGAACGGTCGGCACCTCGGAGGCGCCGGCGCTCTCGGCGAAGTTGGCCCGCACCAGCGGATGGATTCGTTGCTCGAGAGTCTCGAGCAGCTCGGGATTCGAGAAGACCCGCGCGGCCAGCCGCGCATGATCGACCGCACCGTTCTCATCGAGAGTCTCGGCCCCGAAAAGCTCGCCGACGACCTCTGCGCCGGCTTCGCCGCTCCGGTAGAGGTCGGCCACGATCTCGTCGGCGTCTACAACCTCGAAGCCGGCTTCGGCCAGCCAGCGGGCGACGGTCGACTTGCCGGAAGCGATGCCCCCGGTCAGGCCGATGGTCACCGCGGCACTCACAACACCTCCAATCCCTGGCGGCGTTGCGACGCGAGCAGCGTATTGGCGAGCAGCATGGCCACGGTCAGCGGCCCGACCCCTCCGGGTACCGGGGTAATGGCCGAGCAGAGCGGGGCGACGCGGTCGAAATCCACGTCACCGGCGACGATACGGCCTTTGCGCTCGAACGCTGCCCGACGGGCCGCGTTGCCGGGGAAGAGCTCGTCGACCTTGGCGGCGTCTGTAATCCGATGGATGCCGACGTCGACCACGACAGCGCCTTTGCCCACGAACTCGGGGCCGATCATCGCCAGCTTACCGACCGCGGCGACCAGCAGGTCGGCTTGTCGAGCGAGCTCGGCGAGATTCTGGCTGCGCGAGTGGCAGACCGTGACCGTCGCTTGCCGACGGAGGAGGAGCCCGGCCAGGGGCTTGCCGACCAGGTGGCTCCGCCCGATGATCACGGCTCGCTTGCCTGCGATCTCGATCCCGGAGCGGTCGAGCAGTTCGACGATTCCGCTCGGCGTCGCTGGGAACAAGCCCGGCTGGTCCAGCCACAGGCGCCCCACGTTCACCGCATGCAGGCCATCGACGTCCTTAACGGGATCCAGTCGGTCGAGGATCTGCCGGGGACGGAGAGAGGCGGGAAGCGGGAGCTGGATCAGTATGCCGTCGACCGCGTCATCGCGATTGAGATCGCCGATCGTTCCTTCGAGCTCCTGCTGCGTGGTGTCGGCACCGAGCTTGACGGTTCGATGGACGAAGCCGGCGGCCTCGGCAGCGCGGGACTTGCTGCCCACGTAGATCTCCGAGGCCGGGTTGTCGCCGACAAGAACCGCCGCCAGCCCGGGAGGGCGGGCTCCCAGGGCCAGGAACCGGGCGACGTCCTCGGCGATCTCGAGGCGTAGGGTCCGGGCGAGGCCGGCACCGTCCAGGATCTCGGTCATCGGGCGGCTCCCGTGTACAGGCATACCGTGCCGCCGGTCAGGTCTCGGCTGTGGGCGCTGCCAAAGCCCGCCGTTTCCATCCGCCGGACAAAACCGGCCCGCTGAGGGAACTCGAGCACCGAGGAGGGCAGGTACGCGTAGGCCGAGCCTCTCGGTGAAACCAGTCGGCCGAGAACCGGCAGGATCCGGCGAAAGTAGAACAAGTAGGGTCTCCGCAACCATTTGGCTTCGGGGACCGCGAACTCGAGGATGGCAATCTGCCCGCCCGGTCGCAGGACCCGGTGCAACTCGACCAGCGCCTCGTCGAGATCGGCGACGTTGCGAAGGCCGAACGAGACCGTGCCCGCGTCGAAGCGGTCGTCATCGAAAGGCAGCACCAACGCATCCGCGGCGATCCCCTGCGGCCGGCGCGACGAGTGCCTGGAGTATTTGCGTTCCGCCAGGGCGAGCATCGGCAGGCAGAAGTCGCTCGCTATCACTTTGCCGCCCCGCCTGCGGACCGCCAGCGCCTGGTCACCGGTGCCACAGCACAAGTCCAGAACCCGGGCATCGGGGGCCAGATCGAGTGCCGCCGCGGCTCGCTTGCGCCAGGAGATATCCAATGCGCCGGATAGGAAATGATTCAAAAAATCGTATCTGGGGGCCACGCCGGCGAACATCTCCTGGATGCTGCTCCCTCTCTTGTCCAGGTTCGTGCGCGACGGGCTCACAGCGAGCGAGTTTACCCCGGTGGCGTCCGGCTCTCGAGGGGAGGACGATCGAAGGACCGATTTCCCGGAAAGCGTGCCTCGAGCCTTGACAGGCGCTGGTGCCTTGCCTAAGATCATGAGCCCTTTGCCTGGCAAAGCCGGGTGAATAACGTCAAGTTGCGCCCTCATGGGGCGAGCGAGTAGTACAGACATGACCCGTACGTACAGCCCCAAGGCCGGTGAAGTCGAGCGCCGGTGGTACATCGTCAATGCCGCCGGTCAAACACTCGGTCGTATCTCGACCGAGATCGCTCGAGTCCTTACCGGCAAGCACAAGCCGCAGTATGCGCCGCACATCGACACCGGTGACTTCGTCGTGGTCGTGAATGCCGAGAAGACCGTTCTGACCGGCAACAAGGAGCAGGCGAAGATGTACTACCGGCACAGCACGCACCCCGGCGGCTTGAAGGAAGAGAACGCAGCGCGCCTTCGTGAGCGCCACCCGGAGCGCCTGATCGAAAAAAGTGTCAAAGGGATGCTGCCCAAGAACAAGATGGGCCGAAAGCAGCTGAAGAAGCTCAAAGTCTATGCGGGGCCGGATCACCCGCACGCGGCGCAACAGCCCGAGGCGTTGGACCTGGTCAACTAGGCCGGACAGGAGAATAAGTGAGCGAATTGCAGTATTACGGAACCGGCCGCAGGAAGACCGCCGCAGCGAGAGTCTTCTTGCGCCCCGGCTCGGGCGATCTCAAGATCAACGGGCGGGAGTTCGAAGATTTCTTCCCCAACCCGGCGCTTCGCATGATCGTGCGCCAGCCCTTGCTCCTGACGGAGACGACGGAGAAGTTCGATATCTCGGTGACCGTGCGTGGCGGAGGCTCGTCGGGGCAGGCGGGCGCCGTTCGGCACGGCATAACCCGGGCATTGGTCGAGTACAACGGCGAGCTTCGCGAACGACTCAAGGCCGGTGGATTCATCACGCGCGATCCGCGCAAGAAAGAACGGAAGAAGTACGGGCTCAAGGGAGCTCGCGCACGCTTCCAGTTCAGCAAGAGATAGCCGGAGGTATTGCGTTGGTTCAAGTAAGCATGCAGGAACTGCTCGAAGCGGGTGTCCACTTCGGTCATCAGACCCGGCGCTGGAATCCGAAGATGAAGCGCTACATCTTCGGCAAGCGCAACGGCATCTACATCATCGACCTTCAGAAGAGCCGCGAGATGTTTCTCGAGGCCGTGGACTATGTGCGCGAGATGGGGCGTACGGGGCGCCGCCTGCTCTTCGTGGGCACCAAGCGCCAGGCGCGAGACGTGATCTCCGAAGAGGCCAAGCGCTGCGAGCAGTACTTCGTGACCCATCGCTGGCTGGGCGGCACACTGACCAACTTCGTCACGATTCGAGCCTCCGTTGAGCGTTGGAAGGACATCGAGGCACGCATGGCCGACACGGCGAATCCCCTGATCAAGAAGGAGCGGCTTCGCCTGGACCGCGATCGGGAAAAGATGGAGCGCAATCTGGAGGGTATCCGAGACCTGGATGTGCTGCCTGATGCCGTTTTTCTGGTCGACCCGAAGAAAGAGTCGATTGCCGTTGCCGAGGCAAACAAGCTCGGCATTCCGGTCATCGCGATCGTGGACACGAACTGCGATCCTGAGATCGTCGAGTTCCCCATCCCCGGCAACGATGACGCGATTCGCACGATTCGGCTGTTTGCCGGCAAGATCGCGGACGCCTATTTGGAGGGCGCCGACGAGCTTGCCAAGCAAGTCGAAGCGGCGGCCCTGGAAGCCGCGGCCAAGGCCGAGGCAGCCGCCAAGGCGAAAGCGGAAGCGGCGGCAGCTGCTGCGGCTGCGGAGCTGGAGCAAGCAGAACAGTCCGCCGAGGCGGCCGCGGCGGTAGCGGCAGGCGAGACCACTGAAGAACCGGAACCAGTCGCAGAGCCGAAGGAGGAAGCGGCCGAGACCGACGAGGAAACTCCGGTCAACTAGACAACTCTAGGTCGGCCCGTGAGGGCAGATCCAGGTCAAGGCCAGACGCGCCGCGAGTTCCTGCCCGGGCGACTGGCCTTTTCTGTACTTGAAGGTAAACAAAAGGAGAGACAAGCTCATGGCAATCACAGCAAAGATGGTCAAGGAGCTCCGGGAGCGCACCGGCGCGGGAATGATGGACTGCAAGAAAGCGCTTCAGGAGGCTGACGGTGACCTGGATGCGGCCGTGGATATCCTGCGCAAGAGCGGAGCGGCGGCAGCGGCCAAGAAGGCCGGTCGGATCGCGGCGGAAGGAACCGTGCTGTCCTACATCCACGCCGGCGGCAAGATCGGCGTGCTGGTGGAGGTGAACTGCGAAACCGACTTCGTCGCCCGGACCGATGCTTTTCAGACCCTGGTCAAGGACATCGCGATGCACATCGCCGCCTCCGATCCGCGTTTCGTTGAACGCGACGAAGTCACCCAAGATGTGCTCGCCAAAGAGCGCGAGATTTATCGCGATCAAGCGCTCCAATCGGGCAAGCCCGAGAATGTGATCGACCGGATCGTCGAGGGCAAGATGGAGAAGTTCTTCTCGGAGAACGTCCTCACCGAGCAGCCCTTCGTGAAGGACTCCGATAAGACCGTGGGACAGCTTGTTACCGGCGCGGTGGCCTCGATGGGCGAGAACATCAAGATCAGGCGCTTCGTGAGGTTCGCGCTCGGCGAAGGTCTCGAGAAACGCGAAGACGATTTTCTCGAAGAAGTCCGCAAGCAGGCAGCGGGCTAGTAGTCCGGACAAGGCACGAAACGGAGCGCCCCGATGACAGATTCACCCCGCTTCAAACGCATCATGTTGAAACTGTCCGGGGAGGCTCTGATGGGCGACTCGGGCTTCGGTA harbors:
- the rpsB gene encoding 30S ribosomal protein S2 — encoded protein: MVQVSMQELLEAGVHFGHQTRRWNPKMKRYIFGKRNGIYIIDLQKSREMFLEAVDYVREMGRTGRRLLFVGTKRQARDVISEEAKRCEQYFVTHRWLGGTLTNFVTIRASVERWKDIEARMADTANPLIKKERLRLDRDREKMERNLEGIRDLDVLPDAVFLVDPKKESIAVAEANKLGIPVIAIVDTNCDPEIVEFPIPGNDDAIRTIRLFAGKIADAYLEGADELAKQVEAAALEAAAKAEAAAKAKAEAAAAAAAAELEQAEQSAEAAAAVAAGETTEEPEPVAEPKEEAAETDEETPVN
- the tsf gene encoding translation elongation factor Ts, producing MAITAKMVKELRERTGAGMMDCKKALQEADGDLDAAVDILRKSGAAAAAKKAGRIAAEGTVLSYIHAGGKIGVLVEVNCETDFVARTDAFQTLVKDIAMHIAASDPRFVERDEVTQDVLAKEREIYRDQALQSGKPENVIDRIVEGKMEKFFSENVLTEQPFVKDSDKTVGQLVTGAVASMGENIKIRRFVRFALGEGLEKREDDFLEEVRKQAAG
- the rpsI gene encoding 30S ribosomal protein S9, which translates into the protein MSELQYYGTGRRKTAAARVFLRPGSGDLKINGREFEDFFPNPALRMIVRQPLLLTETTEKFDISVTVRGGGSSGQAGAVRHGITRALVEYNGELRERLKAGGFITRDPRKKERKKYGLKGARARFQFSKR
- a CDS encoding non-canonical purine NTP pyrophosphatase; translation: MISERARRRLDQATLVTGNPNKVAEAERICGFPMRHVAIDLPEIQSDDLAEVAREKALEAWRRLERPVIVEETGLELSALNGFPGPLVKWMLDAVGAEGIARTAAALDEPGARAVCLLVLYDGEETVSGEGRTEGRLVLPPRGDHGFGWDPVFQPEGESRSYAELGDARKDEIGHRGRAWRALAETLS
- the rplM gene encoding 50S ribosomal protein L13, whose product is MTRTYSPKAGEVERRWYIVNAAGQTLGRISTEIARVLTGKHKPQYAPHIDTGDFVVVVNAEKTVLTGNKEQAKMYYRHSTHPGGLKEENAARLRERHPERLIEKSVKGMLPKNKMGRKQLKKLKVYAGPDHPHAAQQPEALDLVN
- a CDS encoding bifunctional 5,10-methylenetetrahydrofolate dehydrogenase/5,10-methenyltetrahydrofolate cyclohydrolase, encoding MTEILDGAGLARTLRLEIAEDVARFLALGARPPGLAAVLVGDNPASEIYVGSKSRAAEAAGFVHRTVKLGADTTQQELEGTIGDLNRDDAVDGILIQLPLPASLRPRQILDRLDPVKDVDGLHAVNVGRLWLDQPGLFPATPSGIVELLDRSGIEIAGKRAVIIGRSHLVGKPLAGLLLRRQATVTVCHSRSQNLAELARQADLLVAAVGKLAMIGPEFVGKGAVVVDVGIHRITDAAKVDELFPGNAARRAAFERKGRIVAGDVDFDRVAPLCSAITPVPGGVGPLTVAMLLANTLLASQRRQGLEVL
- a CDS encoding dephospho-CoA kinase, with product MSAAVTIGLTGGIASGKSTVARWLAEAGFEVVDADEIVADLYRSGEAGAEVVGELFGAETLDENGAVDHARLAARVFSNPELLETLEQRIHPLVRANFAESAGASEVPTVLEATLLVEAGYAPDFDLVVTVEADTERRIRRAVARGLSESDARARLEAQADRAMRERAAHRVVPNDGSLADLRVQVEALIEEIRTLRPGQGAPPQ
- a CDS encoding ubiquinone/menaquinone biosynthesis methyltransferase, translated to MSPSRTNLDKRGSSIQEMFAGVAPRYDFLNHFLSGALDISWRKRAAAALDLAPDARVLDLCCGTGDQALAVRRRGGKVIASDFCLPMLALAERKYSRHSSRRPQGIAADALVLPFDDDRFDAGTVSFGLRNVADLDEALVELHRVLRPGGQIAILEFAVPEAKWLRRPYLFYFRRILPVLGRLVSPRGSAYAYLPSSVLEFPQRAGFVRRMETAGFGSAHSRDLTGGTVCLYTGAAR